TCTGTTATCTGCGATCCCATCTTCCCGGTGGATAAGCTCTCTTCATCAGAAGCTATGAGGGCTGCCTCCCCCTTCGCCTCCTCATCTCTTATTCTGACTCCTTCATTAATTCTTAGACGACCAGTAGTACCTTTTCTAATTTGGCAGCATCTGGGCACCGCAAGGATCCTTTTACTGGTGAACTCCTTCCAATCCACCGCAAATGGGAGGCACGCATTCGCATATTcgcctccgtctccgtccATCTCAATGATGTTTATTTGGAGCACCTCGGGATCCGTATCGTCATGGGGGACTAAGTGGTCAAAGGTAACACCGTAGTAGTCTATTTGACTGAGACCAATTGCAATGAGAATTGCCATTAGTCATGATCGAGTGAGTAGGGCCAAGCAAATTCTCTATGCATCTGGGCTTGCAACTCACTCTATAGTTTCTCTGATCCAGCCGAGATACTCATCACGCACGACGATGTCGTTTTCAATACCGGGGCTAGGGTCAGAGCCGTATATTGTTCGGTACGCCAGCTTCGCCAGCAATGGCCCAGACGGCTGGGGGTAAGTCGGAGGAAATTCACTGAAATGCCACGGCTCATTTGGGAGAAGCTTTTGTACAGATACAAGTGGCCCCTCAATTTGGATGCGAAGCGGCTTGTCCGGCGGGGGCGGATGATGAGCATGGACTGGCGACCGGATGCAACTTGGGATATGAAGCTGAAGCGCCATAGCTGGTGTTGCGCAGCTTTGAAGATTATAGGACCTGAGCTAGGTCACAGAGTCAAGACAAGGAGATTTGATCAAGAGCAACTGTCCAAGAGCTAAGAATGACCAGAAAAAAGGTCGGTGCACGGTTCTCCCTGCTTGAGTGTTTGTATAGTTGGTTACATGTAACTCTCTTTTTCAGATCATGTGCACTGTCTACCCGGATTACTACAGCTGTGGCCATTATGGAATTAGACCAAGGTCCTTCCATCAAGGAGACAACATGTACTGCACCAATTGCGGTGTGCTTAAAAGTGTTCAAATTCTCAAGCCTCAAAGTTCTTCAAGGATATCAATTACTTTGAGTCGCCAATTATCCCAACTTTCCTGTGTTGAAAGAGGCGCAGGCCACGATGTTGCCATTGGGATGGGAACGTCCTTCATGCGGGCAGGGTAGAGGTCGTTTTGGACCGCTTGCCACGTCAATCCAGAAGACACATGATTGATGTCATAGAGGTGACGACAGTCTCCCTCAAATATAATACGCCCCGTTATAATCAAGGTCTTGAGGACTGGTTTATCCATTATGTCCTCGTTAACGTAACGAACCCATAGATCAAGATCAGGGTCTGTATCAAGTCTTCTGAAGAATTCCGTGGAACATATTTGGTAAAAAAGACCTTTCATGTGACAATTTTGTTTTCGAGCATCTGCAACAGATGTGGTGAGACGAAGTTTTCGCAGGGTTTCTTCCTGCAAAGGAACCCCAATTTGGCAAAGGTAATCGACAACTTCTAAATCCAAAATAAAAGCGATTGCGAGATCCAATGGAAACCGTGGTAAAGTTGATGAGAAGTGGTTCTGAGGCGAATATCCTGGTGAACTTTGTTCCAATTTGAGGTACTTATTGAAAATACTATTGATAGCCTCTGTAGAAGATAAAGCGGTGCAGGCCTCAGATAGAATTTTCAATATAGAAAGATTCCGGGAGGCTAAGGCTGGTAGGATGGTAAATTGCGTCCACGGTCTGTTGGAGATTGAATGCGAAACATCCAATCGGGAACCTAACCGTCGAGCAATATCAAGAAATAATTCCAGGTCATGTAAGCTCCCTTTATATATGATCTCGGTGCAGCTATGAATAATCCTTTCATTTATATCGTGGATAAATAGAAAAGAAGTATCATTTTTGCGGGTGATATATTTGGCGCATAGCCGAATGAATCCTGAGAAGACCTGTAGTTCATTCCATTTATGACGTCCCACGAACCAGAAAAATGCTTTGTAGAGGCAATGAAGGTTCACAATGGGTACTGAAAACAGGACCTCCATGGAATCCCATTTGAGGTGAGTATATGCCAGTTCCCATGCCAAGATCCAGTTGATTTTCCTCATGTTCTCAATCCTGCTTATCATAGTCTTCAACGCGGCAATATCATCATTGCATATGGCAAACAGAATGTCCAGATTGTTGGGGATCAAATTCGGTTCTAAGTTCATAAATGAAAGGAATTTTTGAGGAAATTTCAGATCTTCGCGCAGCAGTGAGGCACTTATTAAGCAGTTTGCAGATACCGGATGAGAATTTGGAGAGCGACATCCGATAGCTTCAAAAAGCTCTGAGAAAGCTTCAAATGTATCGCAGAACCAGTATATCAACATCCAGATACAGTGGTGGTCTTGCACCCAAAACATTCGATCAAAATCTCCTGGTAAGCACCCAGAGCATTGCTTGATGTTTTCAACAATGCGATCAACAATTTGTTGAAAAATAGAAGATGTATGCGTTGTCGGTTGAATTTGAAATTCTTGCCTAGATCGAGCTAAGGTATCGATATCCTTATATATGGTACTGAAATAAAAGTTGCAGTTAAAGAGAGTCTTTCCAGCATCAACACAAATATGTATAATCGCGGCTGAATATACCATAGATGCGTCCATCGGGAGCGGCTTTGGAGAATCTTGAAATACAAATAACGATGTCAAAATGTTATGCAAGAGCCGTTTATCTATTTTTAGCAAATTAGCATCCCATACCTTCTATATATTGAAGTGGTAAAGACTAGCCTTGTTCTGAAAAAGAGCTTATTAGAAGATCTTCGGCATATACCAAGTGTTTGTGCATATCAGACGTTACTATCATTGTAGGTAGTTCAACGTAAGCAGCTGTACTAGCAGCATAGGGAAGACTGCAAGCTCACATTGGCGTTTGTATATATCTTGACCCATAGAATTTTGTACAATTAAATTTAACGAGAATTTGTTCATAAACTGCCTCTTTGGTATCTCTATGATCACCATACAGTCGATTGGCAGCTCACGCTGGTCGTATTTGTACTCAGCAAATCTGTGAAGCTTTGATCAGCATATAATCGTGAAGTATGCTCGGCAATTTTACTTCTGAAATAATATTTCCCCACTGTGTGTTTGCCATTTTAGCTCGGGCTGATCGCCTGTGTTGCGACGTGGAGTGAGAGCTGTGGATGGGGGCAGATTCCAAATATCCAAATTACATGTCAAGAGATCCTTCAACTGGAAGGTGATCATGGACAAGGCATTAAGTTTAGATGTTGCTCCCTTGAAAACTTGATTAGAAAAGGTCACTTAGACGTATCAGTTTATTTCACTTGCTTGAGTAAGACGCTGAATGTGATACGCTCGACGGTCATTTGATGCGCCCATATGAGTTCGTTGGGGATGTATTGCAATAACGTCGGTCAATATCCAACATGCCTTTAACAGGTTTGTGTACCCTTGGTTGTATGTGGCATGGTCTTCATGAGACTGTGGAGCGGCCCCTAATTGTGACTCTGCCTACTCACTTATTAGCAGTGACCATACTTTTGGCAGTCGTTTTACGCTTTACCTTCATGAGCCACCATTGCCCTATTTGAAGCCAGCTATCTATGCCAATCGAGGCCCAAGGGCGATTGTCAAACTCTGCCTTTTGTAGAAATGCATCCGTCAACTCCATCAAAGCATTGGCGTCCAGGGGCGCTGTAAGCACCGGTCGATCCCGCTGAGCACGGTCAGGTAGTAGAAGTTGTCGCAGCTCGTCTAACTTTTTGTCGGTCTGCGTATTTCGTTTCTCTATACGTTCCAAAGATGAACTTCCAATCGTTAGCTCACTTTATTTGGATATCTTTCGTCAGGAGATACTCACTTTTGAGCACCTTGCAAGGTAAGGGCAAGTTGGGAATTATGAAGCATTATCTATGATTATTTAGCGCATGGCATTttttgaagctgatgagTTGAAGCTATCTCACTTTGGCGCGTAGATCGTTGATGGTGTGAAGCTCCTGTGAGTACTTTAATCGATCCCAATAAATGCGCGGGTTGAGTCGCTTTCCTTGCCCCTTAGTTGGCGTTTGGAGCTCTGCATAACGCTTGGAtagctgctgcatctttttgagtgtttcttctgcttgcGATATGACGCGATTAACAAGGTGAATCCGAACATCTCCGGAGCGTTTTAACACTGAGTCTTCGTCCCTGAGTTCTTCGACAAGCAGCTGGATGGTGTTGTGGAGGTTTCCCAGCTCTTGGTTGAGTCCACGAAGCTCTTCGGGCGCATCCCTAGAAACTTTATAGACTTGCGAGTAGAGTTTCCAGCAAATCTCCCCCACAGCGATGAAATCACCTATTCCGAGACCGAAGGACATGATGCTTTTTGCGAGATGTGCGAGGCAAAGACCAAAATCCAAAGAATAAGCAAAGGTCTTGGGCATCAATAgataagtatatatatatatatatatagaggGAGTGGGTCGCATAAATACCTGAGCAATGGCCAATCCGACTGGGAGCCTCTGCTATTGGTGGTGGTTGGTGGTGGTTGCACGAGACTGGGCGATTTCGATGGCCAACAGGCATAGCACAAGACAGATCTGCCAGAGCCATAGGTTTTTGACTGCGCATCCCACCTGCAGCAAGACTTCACTTAATACGGAACAGATTGCCGTGACAAACGTGCAAACGCCGTACCCGCTCGAGTGATTACATAGATAGGCACCACACCGAGGGACTGTACCATGGATGATGGTGAGTCAATGTCCGAGGAAGTATGTTGGCCTTTTATGTAAACCGACAAGCtgagaagctgaaaaggTGCAAAACTTTCTGTTCTGCTATGCTGATGATCTATGAACGAGGGGGAAACAAGCTGCAAACAGCAGCGAACAGAAAGTGGGCTTGACCTAGGAGAGTGGTCACACAAATCCACGTGACAACTCAACATAAACAAAGCGATgaatttataaaatatttcAGTGAATTCGTAAATGAACACGAATCCTCTCATGGTTGCTGAGACGCCATCTATCTGAAAATACGTTCTATAAATATGTGGATGATTTGATATGCAATGGTGCCTCCATCAGACCTTAAACTTTCGGGGATCCAAATTAGCAACGTTGGCACTTTTGGCCTGGCCATCAAATATGTACTCCGACATTAGCTTTCCAGTCCCTGGGCCATTCTGGATTCCCCAGCAAGTATGACCAGCAGCAACCCATAGGCCGGGAGTCACTGTTGGCCCTATGAGAGGCCCGCTCTCTTGTCCAAATCGAATGTGTCGTGGCAAGTAGCAGGCTTGTTTTGCCTTGATAGGCGCAGCCGCTAGCACGGGACTCACTGTTGCGAAATAAGAGATTATGTCGTCACAGTAAGCTTCGTCGAATTGAACCTGGTCAGCCGTTTCTGGCAGCGGCACGACGCTGTCTGGCTCGCCTGAAGTAATTATTAACATAATTTTCTCTTACAGTGCAAATCTTCCCTTTCAGTTCACTTACCACAAGCATAAGCCTCGCCAAAGGGTCTAGCGTAGATCTCAGGATCTACTCTACCCTTGTGTTGTCTCTTCTGCCCCATTTTTGCCCGATGTTCGGGAATAAAGTCTGGCGGCAGTTCAATGTCTGTGAACACGGCATACGCACTGACATCGACATCATAGACGACGCTATGTGCTCTCAGACCTTCGACCTTGGATCGGGGAAGTACTCGACCAGTCCATGGCCCAGCTGCGACAATAATATCGGTTACGTCTGTAATCTTGCCGGTTTGGTCGGTTGTCCGGTCCAGAAACTCGACTCCCTCGACACTAGTTTTTGTAGTGATGAGTCTTGTCACCTTTGTATTCGTCTTAAGGGTAGCACCTCCCTTCTGAGCCAGCTCTGCGATTGAAGTTGTGAAGTGGTACGGATGAACCTGAGCAGTTTCGGTAGCTCCCGGAGACCCCATCTCGGCCCATCCCCTGACCACTTCTCTATCTATCCAGTCCAGGTCTGCGGGTATTTCCTCATCCTGGAGCAGATCCATGGCAGCTTCATCCTGCTTTGGAAGCTTCTCCCACTCTTTTCCATGCTCATCTGCAGATTTCTGGAGCTCgccaagcttctttttcgtaACCACGGCCTCGATGCTGCCGCATTTCAGTTTCCGGTAGCCCCAGCGGTTGGCTCCATCGTGTTCAGCGGCAAGCTCCGCATGAAGTCCGTATGATAGCGGAACAAGAGACGCCGGGTAGGCCCAGAGTCCAAGAAGGCCGCCTGCCTTGCCCGAAGCACCAGTTGCCACAGATGGAGCTGCTTCCAGAAGAGTGATGGTGTGCAGAGCAGGGTTGAACTTTGGGTGGCGGGTCAGATAGTAGGCGGTTGTACAGCCGATGATGCCGCCTCCTAGAGGATTGGATTGTTTGTTAGCGATTTAGCGCTGCAAGCCTCACTAGCTAAACGTCTGTGCGGGATTGTTGGAATGATCCATTTGAGCATGGGCGTTGGAGGCGTTTGTTTATTCTAGGTGTAACACGCAGCCTCAACAGCGACAATTGCTGGGCTGGATTGAGGGATGGAAAGATAAGGAGACACATACCGACAATGACTatgtttctcttttcctccatGGCTAGCTACGGATTTCTACTTGcacagatgcagatgcaaacgCAAGGGGAACGTTCATGTTGAatgcttgagctgctcaggGCGGTGGGTCTTGAAGTCATGGAGCAATGACGTAAGCTAGCTCTACCCTCGTTTTCTGGGAGTAGATGTGAGAGTCGTAAAGAATAGAAGCTTACGGCTACAATACATAGGCTTCTACAATATCTATGAGTTACTGAATCCAATCGTTGTCTTTGTAAAATACCCAGGTTAAATAAATAGGTAGTTTCGTTAACTCTCTGTCTACCTATGGATCTCCCGCGATACAGCTCGTTGATAGCAACCGCTGACAAACTGCTGTCCGAAATAGCATCAATTCCGTAGGTAGTTAATCTCAACACTCTGTTAGAAGGCTAGCTGAACCAGCCTAGCATCTTCAAAATAAAACAGAGATCCATACACTACTTCAGTAGCAATGCTTGACAATTTATACTACTCTACTACTGTACCTAAGCACGGCACGTACCCCCACAGACCTGAGCTTACTTTGTGGTACTACAAGAACGCCTCTTCATTGCCCAGTGCTGATCGCCACTGTCATACGGATTTGAGTGTGCCTGGCTAAAGCGCTAATGAGGACCCTGTGGAACTCCAATGCCATTGAGAATTCTTTAGCCTTCCCGGCAATTCAGAAGGCTACGTCAGGTGGCTGCCCATTGTATCAGACATGATGATTTGCCACGAGTCGAGTCACCGAAAGTCTGCACCGCAACGATGCCTAGAACTTGCTAGATTAATAAACCAAAACGAAAAATCAAGTTCAAATCACACCAGCACCAGGTGCGGGGTTATCAATCTTCAATAGCGGACAAACTCAGTGTTCCGATCCGGCAGGTATTTGAGATTGCGTCTTGAAAAACCCTTTGTCCAGCTCTCCACCGTGGGTCCATGCCGAGGCTGAAATTGTTAGTTGATGAACTCATGGCCCTCGCTCCAGCATATGCATTCGTCGGACCTCCGCAAGGCTGAGGGCAAACAATAACGATACCgcctgtctttttttttttaattcaCATTAAACGATTGGCTCTGTGATATCCCGCGGGACACGGAAAATGTCCCATTTTGCACATTCCAAATTGACTTCCCGCGTGCTGAGGCGGACACCGCTGGGCCCGAAACCCCGGAGCTGCGACACAGGCCGTTTTGAAGCAATACGCCGAGCGCCACTAGCAGCAAGACGTCACCAGTGGACTGACTTGAGGAGTTTCTCTTTATATTCTGGCCCGGCCCGGCCTGCAGCCTCGACTTCGATCTTGCATCAACATCGCGTCCAGCCTCAGTCCGCAGCCTCGACTTCGATCTTGCATCAACATCGCGTCCAGCCTCAGTCCGCAGCCTCTCGCAACAGACTCTCTTCCACAATGTCTTCTGCCACCAACTTCTTCGACTTCACGGTGCTCGACGGTAAGCTTCGACATTTCCCCCTCCAAAAGCCCCTCCATTCCCATCCATCGCCCGCACGCATCTGAGCCGATAGCTACCGCCCCGCTATTGCGCCAGATTACGATCGATCTGCTTACAAGCCCGTTGAACACACTTTTCCCGCTAACgagttgcctttttttcttacagCCGCCGACACCGAAGTCCCTCTGGCCAACTACAAGGGCAAGGTCGTCTTGGTCGTCAACACGGCGTCCAAGTGCGGCTTCACCTACCAGTACAAGAACCTCGAGTCCGTCTACCAGGCCCTCAAGAAGGAGTACCCCGACGACTTCACCGTCATCGGCTTCCCCTGCAACCAGTTCGGCGGCCAGGAGCCCGGCAGCAACGAGGAGATTCAGAACTTTTGCTCGCTGGAGCAGAAGACGACGTTCCCCgtcatggccaagatcaacgTCAACGGCAACGATGCGCACCCCCTGTATCAgtggctgaagaaggagaagcctGGCCTGCTTGGTCTCGAGAGGATCAAGTGGAACTTTGAGAAGTTCTTGATCGGCCGTGACGGCAAGGTTATCGATCGCTGGGCCAGCACCACCGAGCCGGAGAAGTTCCAGAACAAGATCattgaggccatcaaggcGCCCGCCCCTCAATAATCGATGAAGCgtgaggaagaggaatgagaaaaaaagaaaaaaaagaacaaataGATTGTAAATAACGAGCATGTAATATTTGACGATTCAATGATACCTCCTCTACCTAGGTATAGAACGGCCTTTGTCAAAGTTTCATTCATGTCGCATACTAGATGCTGCGTGCGCATCCAATAAATATACCCACATGAAATCACCATATCATTTACAAACTTGAAAATGTCTTAAAACTAGAAATAAAAACTCAAAGAATGAAATTGACCCTCTGAAAGAAATCACGGCGCGCGTTCATAATCTGGCGCAATCCCGCGACTCAAATCAGGTATAGcagctccatccatccttaTCGATAAGACCCGATACCAAAAAATTTGGGCGGCGTCTATCCAACCTCTCCATCAGAAAGCCGAACGTCAAAAATCCAACAACAAACCTCCCCAAACTCTTCCCCCTCCCAAATCACACATCTCCCATTTCTTACCGTTAGCAATGGGTCGCGAactccagaagaagaagcgccgCTCCGGCCGCGCGCCCGTCCGCCAATcaaacaccaccaaaaaGATTCTCAATCCCCGCGGCAACTCTGTCATTGCGAAAAACTGGTACGCCGGCtccctctgtctctctcatttAATTGCGGTTCAATTGACTAATTACTTCTCATCTGCATTACAGGGACAAGAAGGAAACGCTGGCGCAAAACTATCGCCGCCTGGGCCTCCTCGCACGACTAAAAACTCCCACCGGCGGCACTGAGAAGAAACTCGCCtccgcatcatcatcagacgCCGCCCCCAAAACCTCAAGATCCGACCCCTTTGCCATCGCAGCCGCCGAAAAGGGCGTCCTCTCAGAGGCGAAAGTCGAGCGCGACGCTCAAGGCAACATTATCCGCGTGCTGGGCCGCAAGGCGAACCCCCTCAACGACCCCCTCAACGAGATTGATTCGTCCGGCGAGGAAGACAACGGCGACGACCACGAAGAATGGGGCGGCATCAATGACGATGGCGTCGGCACCACGGATGTAGTCAAGTCGCTCATTGAGGAGGCGAAGAACCCGGCGCCGCCCAAAGTCAGATACCTGAGCGAGCGCGAGACGGAGTGGCTGGAGAAATTGGTGGCCAAGTATGGAGACGACACGAGGGCCATGGCGAGGGATCCTAAGCTCAACCCCATGCAGCAGACGGCAGCGGATATCGCGAAGCGGCTGAAGAAGCTAAAGGCATCGGCATAAGATGGATGTGGAGTGATTCATATTACTgggttgtttttttttatttccagCAAATGTATATGGGCTGCAAAGACCAAGACGGTGCATTATTAAATCACGGCGTTGGGAGGATGTTATTTGAATATCAAGACAAAAGGCtttacttttcttcatctcttccgAAATGGAATCTCAGCTACGGTAATTTTTTCTTGATAATTTGAAGATTCCAAACTGAAAAATGAATgcaaaatgaaaaaaaaactacaAATTACATTTCGTGTGCAGTTTCCGGCCGTTCTATATACACCTGGTATCTCATCAACGTTTCATCATATTGCAGATGTCcaaacaagaggaaaaaaaattcggGATGCCCTCAACGCCGTAGAGATATTCTACCCCAAGCAAGCATAAGCATCCATCCAGGCCCGCCAGAGACCCCCTCCTCCCGGTTTATGTAGTTTGGTTTGTGTGTGTCCAAGTCATTGATAGAGCCCGCTACCGTCATCATATATCCTTGTCTTTGTGCCTGCCAATGtgcttttcctcctttgccCTATATCTTCCCCTATTTAGTGCTCTATCCGGTCATAGTCGGCGGACGGGAACTGCACAGGGCCATCAGCGTAGGTGTCTGAGTGCCTGCCGCTGTAGGGGCCGGGCGAGGGAGTCTTGTGTGTGCCGAAATCAGTGCTGAGGTTGCTGCCGAGATTGCTGCCGTGGTACTCAGTCTCGCTGTCGAAAAGGGGGCCGCTGTTGCTTCGAGGGGGGAGAGCGCCGTAGCGGTTGGGatcgtcaaagtcatcgGCGTTGTAGGGAGTGTTGTCACCGTAGCGGCTGTTCATGGTGGTGTGGTGGTCGTCGTAGCCTGGAGCATCGTGGTCGTCCATGTTGACCCTCTCGTAAGCCTCCTCGTCGTGAGGTGCCATAGAAAAGGCAGCCTTGTCAGGGTCGATGTTGTCGCTACCGCCAATCTTGCGGCTGTCGTAGCCAGGGAGAGTGCCGTGGAAGTTGTAGTACTGCAGGGTGTAGGCGCTGAGGAAGGCCGTTCCAATCCAG
This genomic stretch from Trichoderma breve strain T069 chromosome 1, whole genome shotgun sequence harbors:
- a CDS encoding ribosome biogenesis protein nop16 domain-containing protein translates to MGRELQKKKRRSGRAPVRQSNTTKKILNPRGNSVIAKNWDKKETLAQNYRRLGLLARLKTPTGGTEKKLASASSSDAAPKTSRSDPFAIAAAEKGVLSEAKVERDAQGNIIRVLGRKANPLNDPLNEIDSSGEEDNGDDHEEWGGINDDGVGTTDVVKSLIEEAKNPAPPKVRYLSERETEWLEKLVAKYGDDTRAMARDPKLNPMQQTAADIAKRLKKLKASA
- a CDS encoding FAD dependent oxidoreductase domain-containing protein; this translates as MEEKRNIVIVGGGIIGCTTAYYLTRHPKFNPALHTITLLEAAPSVATGASGKAGGLLGLWAYPASLVPLSYGLHAELAAEHDGANRWGYRKLKCGSIEAVVTKKKLGELQKSADEHGKEWEKLPKQDEAAMDLLQDEEIPADLDWIDREVVRGWAEMGSPGATETAQVHPYHFTTSIAELAQKGGATLKTNTKVTRLITTKTSVEGVEFLDRTTDQTGKITDVTDIIVAAGPWTGRVLPRSKVEGLRAHSVVYDVDVSAYAVFTDIELPPDFIPEHRAKMGQKRQHKGRVDPEIYARPFGEAYACGEPDSVVPLPETADQVQFDEAYCDDIISYFATVSPVLAAAPIKAKQACYLPRHIRFGQESGPLIGPTVTPGLWVAAGHTCWGIQNGPGTGKLMSEYIFDGQAKSANVANLDPRKFKV
- a CDS encoding glutathione peroxidase domain-containing protein yields the protein MSSATNFFDFTVLDAADTEVPLANYKGKVVLVVNTASKCGFTYQYKNLESVYQALKKEYPDDFTVIGFPCNQFGGQEPGSNEEIQNFCSLEQKTTFPVMAKINVNGNDAHPLYQWLKKEKPGLLGLERIKWNFEKFLIGRDGKVIDRWASTTEPEKFQNKIIEAIKAPAPQ
- a CDS encoding membrane-associating domain-containing protein, giving the protein MALFEIDPQLLPNLKLGLHSFQIILGFLAWCLEIAVFRGDTSRIVGLNGWTFAVCFLSIPGWIYLIMTPRFERTRRFANPYVMLGVDGLFIVLWLSAFSTQAAYNSSGQCGGSCGISKAIVAVGVFVTLLWIGTAFLSAYTLQYYNFHGTLPGYDSRKIGGSDNIDPDKAAFSMAPHDEEAYERVNMDDHDAPGYDDHHTTMNSRYGDNTPYNADDFDDPNRYGALPPRSNSGPLFDSETEYHGSNLGSNLSTDFGTHKTPSPGPYSGRHSDTYADGPVQFPSADYDRIEH